In the Colwellia sp. 20A7 genome, one interval contains:
- a CDS encoding YcfL family protein codes for MNHKSRTILALIVGTFLLSACQNIAPLTSGIGSNQITPEQAFSEHLQIDNKQLGSKLYISDIKSRTNNDLLQVNAILTSTYKKSLQLQYQFQWFDQDGFAIEVGKSPWKAFELHGMQTATAAGLAPSTNASSFSIYVREVPEKFFKF; via the coding sequence ATGAACCATAAATCTCGCACCATTTTAGCCTTAATAGTGGGCACTTTTTTGCTCAGTGCTTGTCAAAACATAGCACCGCTTACTTCAGGTATTGGCAGTAATCAAATAACACCAGAGCAAGCGTTTAGTGAACACTTACAAATAGACAACAAGCAACTTGGTTCTAAACTTTATATTAGCGATATCAAGTCACGCACCAATAATGATTTATTACAGGTCAACGCAATTTTAACAAGTACTTATAAAAAATCATTACAATTACAGTATCAATTTCAATGGTTTGATCAAGACGGTTTTGCTATTGAAGTAGGAAAAAGTCCATGGAAAGCGTTTGAGTTACACGGTATGCAAACAGCAACTGCCGCAGGCTTAGCACCATCAACCAATGCATCGAGCTTTAGCATTTATGTCCGTGAAGTACCCGAAAAGTTTTTTAAGTTTTAA
- the argR gene encoding transcriptional regulator ArgR: MTTLRKQNESNLVYAFKRLLKGQCYGSQGQLAEALAEQGFENMSQAKISRLLSKLGAVKTRNAKNEMIYILPDELAVPKSKHSIESVVLSVKHNGMQIILKTGIGGAPLISRMLDSMGESAGILGTLAGDDTIFIAPVEAERIEEISQSIRTLLGVNAS; the protein is encoded by the coding sequence ATGACCACTCTTAGAAAACAAAATGAATCGAATTTGGTGTATGCGTTTAAACGATTATTAAAAGGACAATGCTATGGTTCGCAAGGACAATTAGCAGAAGCGCTAGCTGAGCAGGGATTTGAAAATATGTCTCAGGCTAAAATATCTCGCTTGTTATCTAAGTTAGGAGCAGTAAAAACACGTAATGCTAAAAATGAAATGATTTATATTTTACCTGATGAATTAGCTGTGCCAAAGTCAAAGCACTCTATTGAATCAGTAGTGCTAAGTGTTAAACATAATGGTATGCAAATTATATTAAAAACAGGTATTGGTGGGGCTCCTTTAATTTCTAGAATGCTTGATAGCATGGGCGAATCAGCGGGTATTTTAGGAACGCTTGCAGGTGATGATACTATTTTTATTGCACCAGTAGAAGCTGAACGAATTGAAGAAATATCACAATCGATTCGTACTTTGCTTGGTGTAAATGCCAGCTAA
- a CDS encoding YajG family lipoprotein yields MKFNTVIHKVTACLLLLGLYGCANVPSHIIIAPEISSPSNTVQNNKQAQLDVIDMRTSNHIVQIMREGKAATLVSAQERLENTIQETLTKHWKKQQLTLNNNAINTINITIDKAIINVEQSTFDYKVQTEIILKVIVNNGSETLTSTFKNRGNSDGPFKADIAVLERNFNERLAKLLEQIIVNQKISDFLI; encoded by the coding sequence ATGAAATTTAATACTGTTATCCATAAAGTTACTGCATGTTTACTATTATTAGGGTTATACGGATGTGCCAATGTACCTAGCCACATAATTATTGCTCCTGAGATATCGAGTCCATCAAATACTGTGCAAAATAACAAACAAGCACAACTTGATGTAATCGATATGCGTACATCAAATCATATTGTACAAATTATGCGAGAAGGCAAAGCCGCTACTCTTGTTTCAGCACAAGAAAGGCTTGAAAATACGATTCAAGAAACCTTAACTAAGCATTGGAAGAAGCAACAACTAACGCTTAACAATAATGCTATCAACACTATTAATATCACTATTGATAAAGCGATTATCAATGTTGAACAATCAACCTTCGATTATAAAGTACAAACAGAAATCATATTAAAAGTAATAGTAAACAATGGCTCAGAAACACTCACTAGCACCTTTAAAAACCGAGGTAATAGTGATGGGCCTTTTAAAGCAGACATAGCTGTATTAGAGCGTAACTTTAATGAGCGTTTAGCCAAGCTACTAGAGCAAATTATAGTAAACCAAAAGATCAGTGATTTTTTAATATAA
- a CDS encoding ATP-grasp domain-containing protein, giving the protein MNNCAILTMENLSDFECYDSLLDKSLAQRGWQTQLVSWRERSVDWQQFDAVIIRSPWDYQDDASAFISVLEEIERSRAVLQNSLATVRWNIDKIYLKSLAEQQVNIVPTLWGSNFSAKDIISFFDYFSCQQIVIKPRISANADNTFWLKKETFETCLSQLEDIFSQSEFMVQPFMSSVIEEGEFSLFYFSGKYSHAILKTPKKDDFRVQEEHGGQLELITPEKALLAQAESTLAAINHLTGEIPLYARIDFVRDNNAKAAFALMEAELIEPSLYFNMDDNSADNFVNAFVKRMKEYC; this is encoded by the coding sequence ATGAATAATTGCGCAATTTTAACGATGGAAAATCTGTCTGATTTTGAATGTTATGATAGTTTACTTGATAAGTCTTTAGCACAGCGAGGATGGCAAACACAATTAGTGTCATGGCGGGAAAGAAGTGTAGATTGGCAACAATTCGATGCCGTTATTATTCGAAGCCCATGGGATTACCAAGATGATGCTAGTGCTTTTATATCGGTATTAGAAGAAATTGAGCGCTCAAGAGCGGTATTACAAAACTCGTTAGCAACCGTTCGTTGGAATATTGATAAAATATATTTAAAATCACTCGCTGAACAACAAGTCAATATTGTGCCAACTTTGTGGGGGAGTAACTTTTCAGCTAAAGATATTATTAGTTTTTTTGACTATTTCAGCTGTCAACAAATTGTGATTAAACCTAGGATAAGCGCTAATGCAGACAATACTTTTTGGCTAAAAAAAGAAACGTTTGAAACCTGTTTGAGTCAACTAGAAGATATTTTTTCACAAAGCGAGTTTATGGTTCAACCATTTATGAGCAGTGTGATTGAAGAAGGTGAATTTTCTTTATTTTATTTCTCCGGCAAGTATAGTCACGCTATTTTAAAAACACCAAAAAAAGATGATTTTAGAGTACAAGAAGAGCATGGTGGGCAATTAGAGTTAATAACGCCTGAAAAAGCGTTATTAGCACAAGCAGAGAGTACTTTAGCTGCGATTAACCACTTAACAGGAGAAATTCCCTTATATGCGCGTATTGATTTTGTCCGAGATAACAATGCGAAGGCCGCATTTGCTTTAATGGAAGCTGAATTAATAGAGCCTTCACTATATTTTAATATGGATGACAACTCAGCTGATAATTTTGTGAATGCTTTTGTTAAACGGATGAAGGAATATTGCTAA
- a CDS encoding peptidylprolyl isomerase, translating into MQFFCNLITTPKITRTFLLGLALFSSVAFTKNLAIDPTNIYPKVKLETSMGVIIVELDRVKAPMTVDNFLTYVVTGEYNNTIFHRIVEDFIVQGGGYDADFIPKKTNGDIINESGNGLKNEIGTIAMAKENRPHTANRQFFFNINDNTNLDPGRRWGYAVFGMIMEGEEVLEAIAKVKTEYNEAIGWENVPLAPIILIKATLLPSE; encoded by the coding sequence ATGCAATTTTTTTGTAACTTAATTACTACCCCTAAAATTACCCGTACATTTTTACTCGGTTTGGCTTTATTTAGCTCAGTAGCATTTACTAAAAACCTTGCTATTGATCCAACTAATATTTACCCAAAAGTAAAATTAGAAACAAGCATGGGAGTAATTATTGTTGAACTTGACCGTGTTAAAGCACCAATGACTGTTGATAACTTTTTAACGTATGTTGTCACTGGTGAATACAACAACACTATCTTTCATCGTATCGTCGAAGACTTTATCGTACAAGGTGGTGGTTATGATGCTGACTTTATTCCAAAAAAAACGAACGGTGATATTATTAATGAATCAGGCAATGGTTTAAAAAATGAAATAGGCACTATTGCAATGGCCAAAGAAAATAGACCGCATACGGCCAACAGACAATTCTTTTTTAATATTAACGACAACACCAATTTAGATCCTGGAAGACGTTGGGGCTATGCAGTGTTTGGTATGATTATGGAAGGAGAAGAAGTACTTGAGGCGATAGCTAAGGTAAAAACTGAATATAATGAGGCTATCGGTTGGGAAAATGTACCACTAGCGCCTATAATATTGATTAAAGCTACGCTATTACCATCAGAGTAA
- a CDS encoding HDOD domain-containing protein, translating into MLIVDQNVLDDISKGFAVPAQPQLLLNLLKLMAEPYPNTNAIADCISQDIAVSAAILKAVNSPLYGLGRTITDIKMSVKYIGIYGVVMLITNSLIKKSFDPKNCSINLEDFWRTTTDISNATVAIGKRFKQSIAMDKLSSLGLFHDCGIPVLAMKHNNYQEVVDQLALTSDLSLVKLEEQNFHVNHAILGYYVASSWRLPKDVCQIILQHHEIDYLDRLNGSPEQDLFAILKLAEHVVSLKNLDEASADWPYLEKPIISILGIKKEELPEIILQISASL; encoded by the coding sequence ATGCTTATTGTTGATCAAAATGTTTTAGACGATATCAGTAAAGGTTTTGCTGTTCCTGCACAGCCTCAGTTACTCCTTAACCTTTTAAAATTGATGGCAGAACCATACCCTAACACCAATGCTATTGCTGATTGTATTAGCCAAGATATTGCTGTTAGTGCGGCCATTTTAAAAGCGGTTAACTCACCATTATATGGATTAGGTAGAACTATTACTGATATAAAAATGTCAGTAAAATATATCGGCATTTATGGTGTAGTCATGCTGATCACTAATAGTCTTATCAAAAAAAGTTTTGATCCTAAAAATTGTAGTATTAATCTAGAAGATTTTTGGCGCACCACAACAGATATTTCTAATGCTACTGTGGCAATTGGAAAGAGATTCAAACAAAGTATTGCAATGGACAAACTCTCTAGTCTAGGGTTATTTCATGACTGTGGTATTCCTGTGCTAGCGATGAAACATAATAACTACCAAGAGGTTGTTGATCAATTAGCATTAACTTCAGACTTATCATTAGTCAAATTAGAAGAACAGAATTTTCATGTGAACCACGCAATTCTAGGCTATTACGTAGCAAGTTCATGGCGTTTGCCAAAAGATGTTTGCCAAATAATATTACAACACCACGAGATAGACTATTTAGATAGATTAAATGGCTCACCAGAGCAAGATTTATTTGCGATATTGAAGCTAGCTGAGCATGTTGTTTCATTAAAAAATCTAGATGAAGCTTCAGCTGATTGGCCGTATTTGGAAAAGCCAATAATTTCTATATTAGGAATAAAAAAAGAAGAACTGCCTGAAATTATTCTTCAAATTAGCGCCTCTTTATAA
- a CDS encoding COG3014 family protein: protein MKVTFIKTSIFILLSLILSACSTGAFNDLFSNYNQQMREVKQAQQQGNFQQAISLIPSRNSGDSSYNLHLLEKARLAFLATDIEQSKTDFEQVYQLIQQDQLSAKIELSRGVENVAAIMSNDNATRYDIPFYEQSMLHTYQALNYLAQKNLSGALVEVRRANLVQDQALKNNANNILKNQEKMSAQGLNISKFDSQYPTMNNAIGNVKNGFQNAYTFYLSALLYEAAGQRNDAYIDYKKALEIYPNNSYIQQDVWRLANNLSMSADISLLKTTLPDTIISKNNPLDKKNNGQVIVITENGIVAAKQEIALNLPIFTRHNQMRFYSVALPSYQNYLTSYSPLSLQYQGKRYQSQEIVRLQSLAAKQLKDDLPAMVTRQIVRLVAKEELRQQLSRNNGELGNLFASIYNLATEKADTRSWSTLPDSIHIMRLNLPVGEHNITLNINGLNQQVEILVNPDRITLIKLTAIGTFHHYQTYNL, encoded by the coding sequence ATGAAAGTAACCTTTATAAAAACCTCTATATTCATACTCCTGTCACTAATACTAAGTGCTTGCAGTACCGGTGCATTTAATGACTTATTCAGTAATTACAATCAGCAAATGCGAGAAGTAAAACAGGCGCAACAACAAGGGAATTTTCAGCAAGCTATTAGCTTGATTCCTTCGCGTAACTCAGGTGATAGTAGCTATAATTTACATTTACTGGAAAAAGCCCGTTTAGCTTTCTTAGCGACAGATATTGAGCAAAGTAAAACTGACTTTGAGCAAGTATACCAACTCATTCAGCAAGACCAGCTTTCAGCAAAAATTGAGCTTAGTAGAGGTGTTGAGAATGTTGCCGCAATAATGAGTAATGACAACGCGACTCGTTATGACATCCCCTTCTATGAGCAAAGTATGCTGCATACTTATCAAGCGCTGAACTACTTAGCCCAGAAAAACTTATCTGGTGCTTTGGTAGAAGTTCGTCGTGCTAACTTAGTACAAGATCAAGCGCTAAAAAATAATGCTAACAATATTTTAAAAAATCAAGAAAAAATGTCAGCACAAGGTTTGAATATTAGTAAATTTGATAGCCAATATCCAACAATGAATAATGCTATTGGCAATGTTAAAAATGGCTTTCAAAATGCCTACACATTTTACTTATCCGCTTTACTTTATGAAGCCGCAGGCCAACGTAATGATGCGTACATTGATTACAAAAAAGCATTAGAAATCTATCCTAATAATAGCTACATACAGCAAGATGTTTGGCGATTAGCGAATAACCTATCTATGAGTGCTGATATAAGTTTATTAAAAACAACGTTACCTGACACTATCATTAGTAAAAACAACCCATTAGATAAAAAAAACAATGGGCAAGTTATTGTAATTACGGAAAACGGCATAGTAGCAGCAAAGCAAGAAATAGCGCTCAACTTACCTATTTTTACTCGTCACAATCAAATGCGATTTTACAGTGTCGCTTTACCTAGCTACCAGAATTACTTAACGAGCTATTCACCATTAAGCCTGCAATACCAAGGTAAACGTTATCAATCACAAGAGATAGTAAGGCTACAATCTTTAGCCGCGAAACAATTGAAAGATGATTTACCCGCGATGGTCACCAGACAAATAGTTAGGTTAGTTGCCAAAGAAGAACTTAGACAACAGTTATCACGAAATAATGGTGAGCTTGGAAACCTTTTTGCTAGTATTTATAACCTTGCAACAGAAAAAGCTGACACGCGAAGTTGGAGTACACTACCTGATAGCATTCATATAATGCGATTAAACTTACCGGTAGGTGAACATAATATTACGCTTAATATAAATGGATTGAACCAGCAAGTTGAGATATTAGTTAATCCCGATAGAATTACTTTAATAAAATTAACCGCTATAGGTACCTTTCATCACTATCAAACCTATAATCTTTAG
- a CDS encoding glycine zipper 2TM domain-containing protein, whose protein sequence is MKLTSLKILALFIIFFFSNDSYANYDRNKAVPVEKVLFGTVISVRNITDETLIQDKNNGWHTFGGALIGGAIGNQFGGGSGRDVATILGAIIGGSTANNRHSQPKKVVIRLVELMIEVDSGKKFMVIQDVDPQMTFHSSDKVRMIYLENSTVRIDKQR, encoded by the coding sequence ATGAAATTAACAAGTCTTAAAATATTGGCTTTATTTATCATATTTTTTTTTAGCAATGATAGCTATGCCAACTATGATAGAAATAAAGCGGTACCTGTTGAGAAAGTTTTATTTGGTACCGTAATATCAGTACGTAACATCACTGATGAAACGCTGATTCAAGATAAGAACAATGGTTGGCATACCTTTGGTGGAGCCCTAATAGGTGGTGCTATTGGTAATCAATTTGGCGGTGGTAGCGGTAGAGATGTCGCAACAATATTAGGTGCTATTATTGGAGGTTCAACCGCAAATAATCGTCATAGCCAACCTAAAAAAGTCGTAATACGCTTGGTTGAATTAATGATCGAGGTCGACAGTGGTAAAAAGTTTATGGTGATACAAGATGTAGATCCACAAATGACATTTCATTCTTCGGATAAAGTGAGAATGATTTATTTAGAGAACAGTACCGTCAGAATAGATAAACAACGCTAA
- a CDS encoding YacL family protein, whose translation MEYEFIHDAITGNAKARFSLEHEVIGPWIEVELGNDNTKLKHLLAVIDDVEKGSQSEVVITGHEYTISISQDDVEIHTNASLDGIESLPEMLTTEHIHFDDNEGAACGIDDFKELLISWAMFNNNL comes from the coding sequence ATGGAATATGAATTTATACACGATGCAATAACAGGTAACGCTAAAGCCCGATTCTCTTTAGAGCATGAGGTAATAGGCCCATGGATTGAAGTTGAGCTAGGGAATGATAATACCAAGCTAAAGCACTTATTAGCAGTGATTGATGATGTTGAAAAGGGGTCTCAGAGTGAAGTGGTAATTACTGGCCATGAATACACGATATCGATCAGTCAAGATGATGTTGAAATACACACTAATGCAAGCTTAGATGGTATAGAGTCGCTACCAGAGATGTTAACAACCGAACATATTCATTTTGATGATAATGAAGGTGCTGCTTGCGGTATTGATGATTTTAAAGAACTACTTATTTCATGGGCAATGTTTAACAATAACTTATAA
- the lpoB gene encoding penicillin-binding protein activator LpoB, translating into MNKIVLATSLCIAITALGGCTNKSVVRYGDAAAVETTDINFGSTDLQKVASQMTDSLLLSPVVGTLTANTRPIIFVESIKNKTSEHIDTESITDSISTKLLRSGKFRFVDMGRVAAVREQLEFQQSSGMVDTSKAIAFGQQVGAQYMLYGNLASIVKSNKDKSDVYYKFTMRLMDLKSGLVEWADETEIRKTKEKEFVSW; encoded by the coding sequence ATGAATAAAATAGTATTAGCAACAAGCTTATGTATTGCCATAACAGCACTAGGTGGCTGTACCAATAAATCAGTCGTTCGATATGGTGATGCCGCAGCGGTAGAAACTACCGATATTAACTTTGGCTCAACCGATTTACAAAAAGTTGCCAGCCAAATGACTGACTCTTTATTACTATCACCCGTTGTTGGCACGTTAACAGCCAATACTCGACCTATTATTTTTGTAGAAAGTATAAAAAATAAAACCAGCGAGCATATAGACACCGAATCAATTACTGATTCTATTTCTACCAAACTATTACGCTCAGGTAAATTCCGTTTTGTTGATATGGGACGTGTTGCTGCGGTACGTGAGCAACTTGAATTTCAACAAAGTAGTGGTATGGTTGATACCAGTAAGGCTATCGCTTTTGGCCAGCAAGTCGGCGCACAATATATGTTATACGGAAATTTAGCCAGTATTGTTAAATCGAATAAAGATAAGTCTGATGTGTATTATAAATTTACTATGCGCCTGATGGATTTAAAAAGTGGCTTAGTAGAATGGGCTGACGAAACTGAAATTCGTAAAACGAAAGAAAAAGAGTTTGTAAGCTGGTAG
- a CDS encoding bifunctional alpha/beta hydrolase/OsmC family protein, whose amino-acid sequence MREKVEFPSQGQYLAGLLETPDQAIRAYVLFAHCFTCGKDVAAASRISRFLVQHGFAVFRFDFTGLGNSDGDFANTNFSSNTEDLLSAASFLEQNYEAPQLLIGHSLGGAAVLAMADKLPKVKAVVTIGAPYEASHVIHNFDAHIDTIENDGQAKVSLGKREFTIKKQFLDDLRNQTTAHIQHLNKALLVLHSPIDSTVDIADAEKIYKAAKHPKSFVSLDTADHLLSKSIDSEYVAQTISGWASRYIPMPKTANKSVSKGHVLVAELDHKFQLDISTDHHHWYADEPTEQGGKNSGPDPYEHLLAALGACTAMTIRMYADHKKIPLEHVEVSLSHVRDSLKREDGTAAGHDEKVEALIRKVQLLGPLSDEEKERLMEIANRCPVHRTLHNNPQVLTTLVE is encoded by the coding sequence ATGAGAGAAAAGGTAGAATTTCCTAGTCAAGGTCAATACTTGGCGGGTTTATTAGAAACACCAGATCAAGCAATACGCGCTTATGTTTTGTTTGCACATTGTTTTACTTGCGGTAAAGATGTTGCTGCTGCGTCGAGAATTAGTCGATTTTTGGTGCAACACGGTTTTGCTGTGTTTAGATTCGATTTTACAGGTTTAGGAAACAGTGATGGTGACTTTGCGAATACTAACTTTTCATCAAATACCGAGGACTTACTTTCTGCTGCAAGTTTTTTAGAGCAAAATTACGAAGCGCCACAATTATTAATAGGGCATAGTCTTGGTGGTGCTGCGGTGTTAGCTATGGCTGATAAACTTCCAAAAGTAAAAGCTGTAGTGACTATTGGTGCTCCGTATGAAGCAAGCCATGTAATACACAACTTTGATGCACATATTGATACAATAGAGAATGATGGGCAAGCAAAAGTAAGCTTGGGAAAACGAGAGTTTACCATTAAAAAGCAATTTTTAGATGACTTACGTAATCAAACAACGGCTCATATTCAACACCTAAACAAGGCTTTACTCGTATTACATTCACCTATTGATTCAACTGTCGATATTGCTGATGCTGAGAAAATTTATAAAGCGGCTAAACATCCTAAAAGTTTTGTTAGCTTGGATACCGCTGATCACCTTTTATCCAAATCAATAGACAGTGAATATGTAGCACAAACTATTTCGGGGTGGGCAAGTCGTTATATACCTATGCCTAAAACAGCAAATAAAAGTGTTAGCAAAGGGCATGTATTAGTTGCCGAGCTTGATCATAAATTCCAGTTAGATATTTCTACTGATCATCACCATTGGTATGCTGATGAGCCAACAGAGCAAGGTGGTAAAAATTCAGGTCCTGATCCTTATGAACATTTACTTGCTGCCTTAGGGGCTTGTACCGCGATGACTATTCGCATGTATGCTGATCATAAAAAGATACCACTCGAGCATGTAGAGGTCTCTTTATCTCATGTACGTGATTCTTTAAAAAGAGAGGATGGTACTGCTGCTGGGCATGATGAAAAGGTGGAAGCACTAATCCGTAAGGTACAATTATTAGGTCCACTAAGCGATGAAGAAAAAGAAAGACTGATGGAAATAGCTAACCGATGCCCTGTGCATAGAACATTACACAACAACCCGCAAGTTTTGACTACTTTAGTGGAGTAA
- a CDS encoding acyl-CoA dehydrogenase, with protein MSEELTNSKKSQQNKIRFNWQDPLLLESLLTEEERMIRDSAHQYCQEKLMPRILLANRHERFDVGIMKELGELGLLGATIDEKYGCAGVNYVTYGLIAREVERVDSGYRSAMSVQSSLVMHPIHAYGSEEQKMKFLPKLASGAAIGCFGLTEPNSGSDPASMSTKAVEVDGGYQLNGSKMWITNSPIADVFIVWAKLNGVIKGFILEKGMVGLSAPKIEGKFSLRASITGEIVMENVFVPKENMLPKAEGLSGPFGCLNKARYGIAWGALGAAEFCWHGARQYTLDREQFGKPLAATQLIQKKLADMQTDISVGLLACLQAGRLMDSGQLAPEAISLIKRNSCGKALDIARAARDMHGGNGISDEFHIIRHVMNLEAVNTYEGTHDVHALILGRAQTGIQAFF; from the coding sequence ATGTCAGAAGAACTTACTAATTCAAAAAAATCACAACAAAATAAAATTCGTTTTAATTGGCAAGATCCGCTACTGCTAGAGTCATTATTAACTGAAGAAGAGCGCATGATACGTGATAGTGCTCATCAGTACTGCCAAGAAAAGTTAATGCCACGTATTTTATTAGCAAATCGGCACGAACGTTTTGATGTTGGCATTATGAAAGAGCTTGGCGAGCTAGGCTTACTTGGGGCAACTATCGATGAAAAGTATGGTTGTGCCGGCGTTAACTATGTGACTTATGGTTTAATTGCTCGTGAAGTAGAGCGGGTAGATAGTGGTTATCGTAGTGCGATGAGTGTGCAATCGTCATTAGTGATGCACCCAATACATGCTTATGGAAGTGAAGAACAAAAAATGAAGTTTTTACCTAAGTTGGCTAGCGGTGCAGCGATTGGTTGTTTTGGTTTAACTGAGCCTAATTCAGGCTCAGATCCTGCAAGTATGTCAACTAAAGCAGTTGAAGTTGATGGTGGTTATCAACTCAACGGAAGTAAAATGTGGATTACCAATTCTCCTATTGCAGATGTCTTCATTGTTTGGGCTAAGCTAAATGGCGTGATTAAAGGTTTTATTCTTGAAAAGGGCATGGTTGGTTTAAGTGCGCCAAAAATTGAAGGGAAGTTTTCGTTACGTGCATCTATCACAGGTGAAATTGTAATGGAGAATGTTTTTGTGCCAAAGGAAAATATGCTTCCCAAGGCTGAAGGACTGTCAGGACCTTTTGGTTGTTTAAATAAGGCTCGGTATGGTATTGCGTGGGGCGCGTTAGGCGCTGCAGAGTTTTGTTGGCATGGTGCTCGTCAATACACCCTTGATCGTGAACAATTTGGTAAGCCGTTAGCGGCAACACAGCTTATTCAGAAAAAATTAGCAGATATGCAAACAGATATTAGTGTGGGGTTATTAGCTTGTTTACAAGCAGGGCGATTAATGGACTCTGGGCAACTAGCGCCGGAAGCTATTTCTTTAATTAAACGTAATTCATGTGGTAAAGCATTAGATATTGCTCGAGCGGCTAGGGATATGCACGGAGGTAATGGTATCAGCGATGAATTTCACATTATTCGTCATGTTATGAACTTAGAAGCGGTAAATACTTATGAAGGTACACATGATGTTCATGCACTTATTTTAGGTAGGGCTCAAACGGGCATTCAGGCGTTTTTTTAA
- a CDS encoding AmpG family muropeptide MFS transporter encodes MSNTSFKQAILNKRMLICIFTGFSSGLPLFVLYQLVPGWLRDQGVSLAEIGLFSLIGIPYVWKFIWSPLIDRYSLGGLGRRRSWMLATQILLLGSIAAFGWVNPVADIWSVAYLAAAVAFFSASQDIVLDAYRRELLPDNELGLGNSIHVQAYRLSGLVPGSLAFILADHISWQSVFMIVAAFMVVGVLLTLFIKELDTEQNAPKSLKDAVILPFKDFIQSNGFKPACYTLAFLVLYKLGDNMATALQTPFFIDMGFSKTEIGVIAKTSSLIAMTVGIVVGGLVMIKLSINRALWLFGFVQIASILGFAALAEIGHNNYALAIAMGFEYLGVGLGTAAFTAFIARTTNPAFAATQIALFTALAVLPRTFANATTGFIVEQIGWTQFYFLCTALAVPGMLMLFKVAPWHEPVKQINVNKSEPTTNSSGH; translated from the coding sequence ATGTCGAATACATCGTTTAAACAAGCTATTTTAAACAAGCGTATGCTAATTTGTATTTTTACAGGTTTTAGTTCGGGCTTACCTTTATTTGTACTTTATCAATTAGTGCCCGGTTGGCTGCGCGATCAAGGAGTTAGCTTAGCAGAAATAGGCTTATTTTCTTTAATAGGTATTCCCTATGTGTGGAAATTTATTTGGTCGCCGTTAATAGATCGCTATTCGTTAGGTGGCTTAGGTAGAAGACGAAGTTGGATGTTAGCAACACAGATATTATTACTGGGTTCAATCGCCGCTTTTGGTTGGGTAAATCCCGTCGCTGATATTTGGTCGGTAGCATACTTAGCAGCCGCGGTGGCTTTTTTCAGTGCTAGCCAAGATATTGTATTAGACGCATATAGACGTGAATTACTACCCGATAATGAATTAGGCCTTGGAAACTCTATTCATGTTCAAGCTTATCGCTTGTCTGGCCTTGTACCCGGTTCATTAGCCTTTATTCTTGCCGATCATATCAGTTGGCAATCTGTTTTTATGATTGTGGCTGCTTTCATGGTTGTTGGTGTTTTATTAACTTTATTTATTAAAGAATTAGATACTGAGCAAAATGCACCAAAATCATTAAAAGATGCGGTGATACTACCTTTTAAAGACTTTATACAAAGTAATGGCTTCAAACCAGCCTGCTATACACTCGCTTTTTTAGTTTTATATAAATTAGGTGATAATATGGCCACGGCGTTACAAACCCCATTCTTTATTGATATGGGCTTTAGTAAAACAGAAATAGGTGTTATCGCTAAAACATCTTCTTTGATTGCTATGACTGTAGGTATAGTTGTTGGTGGTCTTGTTATGATAAAACTCAGCATCAACCGTGCTTTATGGTTGTTTGGTTTTGTGCAAATAGCAAGTATTCTTGGCTTTGCAGCCCTTGCTGAAATTGGCCATAACAATTACGCTTTGGCCATAGCAATGGGCTTTGAATATTTAGGCGTAGGTTTAGGTACCGCGGCTTTCACCGCTTTTATAGCTCGTACAACAAACCCTGCTTTTGCCGCAACACAAATCGCTCTTTTTACGGCATTAGCTGTTCTACCTAGAACATTTGCTAATGCTACTACAGGATTTATTGTAGAACAAATAGGTTGGACTCAATTTTACTTTCTATGTACCGCATTAGCTGTTCCCGGTATGTTAATGCTATTTAAAGTAGCACCTTGGCATGAACCAGTTAAACAAATAAACGTGAATAAATCTGAGCCTACAACTAATTCATCAGGACATTAA